The Medicago truncatula cultivar Jemalong A17 chromosome 4, MtrunA17r5.0-ANR, whole genome shotgun sequence genome includes a region encoding these proteins:
- the LOC25492146 gene encoding membrane metalloprotease ARASP, chloroplastic: MVIYLSPSPPSHSTPIIRLSNSKRPISDSSISLKTHFSKSLFSSSFTSSNVKLTTKKQFLHNKRNRVGFRTCRAIGGFDYGSFEGPQSVLEAAAVLTAIIVVHESGHFLAASLQGIHVSKFAVGFGPILAKFNAKNVEYSIRAFPLGGFVGFPDNDPDSDIPVDDVNLLKNRPILDRIIVVSAGVIANVIFAIVIIFVQILAVGLPVQEIFPGVNVPEVRPFSAASRDGLLSGDVILEVNGNQFLKPGPNSVSEVVDVIKSSPKKYVLLKVKRGGENFEIRVTPDENFDGTGKIGVQLAPNIKLSKVRPKNVVEAVTFTAKEFWGLSSNVFDGLKQTFLNFSQTASKVSGPVAIIAVGAEVARSNIDGLYQFAAILNINLAIINLLPLPALDGGTLALILVEAARGGRKLPMEVEQRIMSSGIMLVLLLGLYLIIRDTLNLDFFKEIL; this comes from the coding sequence ATGGTCATATACCTCTCTCCTTCTCCACCTTCACATTCAACTCCCATAATCAGATTATCCAATTCAAAGAGACCCATTTCAGATTCTTCAATAAGTCTCAAAACCCATTTCTCAAAATCactcttttcttcttcattcactTCCTCAAACGTGAAACTCACCACCAAGAAGCAGTTTTTGCATAATAAAAGAAATAGGGTTGGTTTTAGGACATGTAGAGCAATTGGTGGATTTGATTATGGAAGCTTTGAAGGTCCTCAGTCTGTGCTTGAAGCTGCTGCTGTATTGACAGCTATCATTGTTGTTCATGAAAGTGGTCATTTTCTTGCTGCTTCTCTTCAAGGGATTCATGTGAGTAAATTTGCTGTTGGGTTCGGTCCAATTTTAGCTAAGTTTAATGCAAAAAATGTTGAATATTCAATTAGAGCTTTTCCTCTTGGTGGGTTTGTAGGGTTTCCTGATAATGATCCAGATAGTGATATTCCTGTTGATGATGTAAATTTGCTTAAGAATAGACCAATATTAGATAGGATTATTGTGGTTTCAGCTGGTGTTATTGCAAATGTTATTTTTGCAATAGTTATTATATTTGTTCAAATCCTAGCTGTTGGTTTGCCTGTTCAAGAAATATTTCCTGGTGTTAATGTACCGGAGGTTCGACCTTTTTCGGCTGCTTCGCGAGATGGATTGCTTTCGGGGGATGTGATCCTTGAAGTTAATGGAAATCAGTTTCTTAAACCGGGGCCTAATTCTGTTTCTGAAGTTGTTGATGTCATTAAGAGTAGTCCTAAGAAATATGTTTTGCTTAAGGTTAAGAGGGGGGGAGAAAACTTCGAAATTAGGGTAACCCCGGATGAGAATTTTGATGGAACAGGTAAAATTGGAGTTCAGTTAGCTCCAAATATCAAGTTGTCGAAGGTTAGGCCGAAAAATGTAGTGGAAGCTGTGACCTTTACTGCAAAAGAGTTTTGGGGTTTGTCGTCGAATGTTTTTGATGGGTTAAAGCAGACATTTTTGAACTTTTCTCAGACAGCTAGTAAGGTTTCAGGTCCTGTAGCGATTATTGCTGTTGGTGCAGAAGTTGCGCGGTCGAACATTGATGGTCTCTACCAATTTGCAGCCATACTCAATATTAACCTTGCGATTATAAACCTTCTACCTTTGCCGGCTTTGGACGGAGGAACATTGGCGTTGATTCTCGTTGAGGCTGCTAGGGGCGGGAGAAAGCTACCTATGGAGGTGGAGCAACGGATCATGTCATCGGGAATTATGCTTGTTTTGCTTCTTGGGTTATACCTTATTATTCGCGATACTCTTAACCTTGATTTTTTCAAGGAAATCTTGTAA